From one Paractinoplanes brasiliensis genomic stretch:
- a CDS encoding GNAT family N-acetyltransferase: MPDIRFVQLSPAALTALISGDLVAASTAAGAPLSQFLVEEAWLWRIRLADIDTDPAAAEWIARAAVAEPEGVTVGHAGFHGPPDADGVVEVAYSVDPQHRRKGYAKAMLRSLLERADADPRVTAVRASIRPDNTGSRATIAGFGFRKVGEQWDPEDGLEDVYLRVKKA, translated from the coding sequence GTGCCGGACATCCGTTTCGTACAGCTCTCCCCCGCCGCGCTGACGGCGTTGATCAGTGGTGACCTGGTCGCGGCCAGCACGGCCGCGGGTGCTCCCCTGAGTCAGTTTCTCGTGGAGGAGGCCTGGTTGTGGCGTATCCGCCTGGCCGACATCGACACCGATCCGGCCGCCGCGGAATGGATCGCGCGGGCCGCTGTCGCCGAGCCGGAGGGTGTAACTGTCGGTCACGCAGGGTTCCACGGGCCGCCGGACGCCGACGGTGTGGTCGAGGTGGCGTACTCGGTGGATCCTCAGCACCGGCGCAAGGGGTACGCCAAGGCGATGCTGCGCTCGCTGCTGGAGCGCGCGGACGCCGATCCGCGGGTGACGGCCGTACGGGCGAGCATCCGGCCCGACAACACCGGGTCACGGGCCACGATCGCCGGGTTCGGTTTCCGCAAGGTCGGTGAGCAGTGGGACCCGGAGGACGGCCTGGAGGACGTGTACCTGCGGGTGAAGAAGGCTTAA
- a CDS encoding MarR family winged helix-turn-helix transcriptional regulator has protein sequence MVTSTALEQMVCFQLYAASRAMTAIYRPLLEPHGLTYPQLLVLVALWENGPTTVRDLGRQLHLDSGTLSPLLKRLETAGHVTRTRGNTDERTVTVTPAASAMRLRDDLADLPERIACAVNLTEDEFHQLIHLLGRVRGAH, from the coding sequence ATGGTCACCTCCACCGCGCTCGAGCAGATGGTCTGCTTCCAGCTCTACGCGGCCAGCCGCGCGATGACGGCCATCTACCGCCCCCTGCTCGAACCCCACGGCCTCACCTACCCGCAACTACTCGTCCTCGTCGCCCTCTGGGAAAACGGCCCCACCACCGTCCGCGACCTCGGCCGGCAGCTGCACCTCGACAGCGGCACCCTCTCGCCCCTGCTCAAACGCCTCGAAACCGCCGGCCACGTCACCCGCACCCGCGGCAACACCGACGAACGCACCGTCACCGTCACCCCGGCCGCCTCCGCGATGCGCCTCCGCGACGACCTCGCCGACCTGCCCGAACGCATCGCCTGCGCCGTGAACCTGACCGAAGACGAATTCCACCAGCTCATCCACCTGCTCGGCCGCGTCCGCGGCGCCCACTGA
- a CDS encoding organic hydroperoxide resistance protein has product MSALYTASATASATASGDGRNGHVRSSDGVLDLDLAVPKEMGGPGGALSNPEQLFAAGYAACFHGALKLVARNRKVTLTDTAITVDVSIGPKADGTPGFQLAATIEAELAGVDDTTALELLEAAHQVCPYSNATRGNIEVKLSVA; this is encoded by the coding sequence ATGTCCGCGCTCTACACCGCATCCGCCACCGCATCCGCCACCGCCTCCGGCGACGGCCGCAACGGCCACGTCCGCTCCAGCGACGGCGTCCTCGACCTCGACCTCGCCGTCCCCAAGGAAATGGGCGGCCCCGGCGGCGCCCTCAGCAACCCCGAACAACTCTTCGCCGCCGGCTACGCCGCCTGCTTCCACGGCGCCCTCAAACTCGTCGCCCGCAACCGGAAAGTCACCCTCACCGACACCGCCATCACCGTCGACGTCAGCATCGGCCCCAAAGCCGACGGCACCCCCGGCTTCCAGCTCGCCGCCACCATCGAAGCCGAACTCGCCGGCGTCGACGACACCACCGCCCTCGAACTGCTCGAAGCCGCCCACCAGGTCTGCCCCTACAGCAACGCCACCCGCGGCAACATCGAAGTCAAACTCTCCGTCGCCTGA
- a CDS encoding tyrosine-type recombinase/integrase, with amino-acid sequence MHEKHDVPVLGLVQEFLAARATRKPSVHTLKAYERDLTLVVGLMDKEAVTLGDLSPRLLRAAFARFASTRAPASVARAWTSWNAFFTFLVTEQVVPGNPMSAVDKPRPAPHSPKPLRGEDTPEQLLRAVSARDDRQRDPWPERDVAVLALALCAGLRLSELLALRVGSFHGRPGERRVDVAGKGGRPRTVPVEPELDAVVQRYVDSRRVRFGRARADEALLVDRKGAPLQRGGLQYLVSSCFRRAGINERVPRGAQLHALRHTFATRLAEDGANASEIMRLLGHASLATSQNYIEVTAEQQRAAVRANRTNRALGELV; translated from the coding sequence ATGCATGAAAAACATGATGTTCCGGTCCTTGGTCTTGTTCAAGAGTTTTTGGCGGCGCGGGCCACGCGGAAGCCCTCGGTGCACACGCTCAAGGCGTACGAGCGGGATCTGACCTTGGTTGTCGGCCTGATGGACAAAGAAGCCGTCACTCTCGGTGACCTCTCCCCCCGCCTGCTGCGAGCAGCCTTCGCCCGTTTCGCGAGCACCCGGGCTCCGGCGTCGGTGGCGCGGGCGTGGACGAGCTGGAACGCGTTCTTCACGTTCCTGGTGACCGAGCAGGTGGTCCCCGGCAATCCGATGTCGGCGGTGGACAAGCCGCGTCCGGCGCCCCACTCCCCTAAGCCGTTGCGTGGTGAGGACACTCCCGAGCAGCTGTTGCGGGCGGTCAGCGCCAGGGATGACCGGCAGCGTGATCCGTGGCCGGAGCGGGATGTGGCGGTGCTGGCGCTGGCCCTGTGTGCGGGTTTGCGGTTGTCGGAGTTGCTGGCGCTGCGGGTGGGTTCGTTCCACGGGCGTCCGGGTGAGCGGCGGGTGGACGTGGCCGGTAAGGGTGGGCGGCCGCGGACGGTGCCGGTGGAGCCGGAGCTGGACGCGGTGGTGCAGCGGTATGTGGACAGCCGGCGGGTGCGGTTCGGGCGAGCGCGCGCGGATGAGGCGTTGCTGGTGGACCGTAAGGGCGCGCCGTTGCAGCGTGGGGGTTTGCAGTATTTGGTGAGTTCGTGTTTCCGGCGGGCCGGGATCAACGAGCGGGTGCCGCGGGGTGCGCAGTTGCATGCTTTGCGGCACACGTTCGCGACGCGGCTGGCGGAGGACGGGGCGAACGCGAGCGAGATCATGCGGTTGCTGGGGCATGCGTCGTTGGCGACGTCGCAGAACTACATCGAGGTGACGGCGGAGCAGCAACGCGCGGCCGTACGGGCGAACCGTACGAACCGCGCGTTGGGCGAGTTGGTGTAG
- a CDS encoding endonuclease VII domain-containing protein translates to MRKKRSEEPEINRKANLWRHYRMRLADYEELRAAQGYRCAACGAHESEIDVSRSGGRLRQDGTKAIALPLQVDHCHDTMKVRGLLCSRCNRVIGTAKDDPELLEGCVAYLRSLSG, encoded by the coding sequence ATGCGCAAGAAGCGGTCGGAGGAGCCAGAGATCAACCGCAAAGCCAACTTGTGGCGGCACTACCGGATGCGCCTCGCCGACTATGAGGAGCTGCGCGCGGCCCAGGGCTACCGATGTGCAGCATGCGGGGCGCACGAGAGCGAGATCGATGTGTCCCGTAGCGGTGGCCGGCTTCGACAGGACGGCACGAAAGCAATCGCGTTGCCGCTGCAGGTCGATCACTGCCACGACACGATGAAGGTGCGCGGGCTGTTGTGCTCTCGCTGTAACCGCGTTATCGGCACGGCCAAGGACGATCCTGAGCTACTCGAAGGGTGTGTCGCCTACCTCCGCTCGCTCTCAGGTTAA